The following are from one region of the Ischnura elegans chromosome X, ioIscEleg1.1, whole genome shotgun sequence genome:
- the LOC124171689 gene encoding torsin-1A-like, producing MNIRVGIMRLAMFLNWFMTLYWTWLMCMHYLEKGPPTITTTTDDFIGCKPDAIDFRTSLSRMIWKLNTKIHGQPLAIRPAIRLIKKNFRFLSTGSPIIIELYGPPGTGKSYFCELLAESMFYNGLKSEFVNVLDGEDLYLQDEKLSLYTDELRDYLRGNLTKCKKSLFIFKHTEKIPEELFHPIQDIMLSKMGGIFLFTTTESSPIVSQIYAHLLKQGTEKGQMNFKHYEPALRKPLFNIGERLLFLPMTVNELKMCAVDELAQMGHIFLTDCVTESIYKRIPVDKFGYTNITCKEIIQVARYVAIYGNCDI from the exons ATGAACATTCGAGTGGGAATTATGCGATTAGCTATGTTCCTTAACTGGTTCATGACTCTGTACTGGACATGGTTAATGTGCATGCACTATCTAGAAAAGGGTCCTCCAACCATTACAACCACAACGGATGATTTTATAGGCTGTAAGCCAGACGCCATTGACTTCCGTACAA GCCTTAGTAGAATGATATggaagctgaacaccaaaattcATGGACAACCATTGGCCATACGTCCAGCAATTCGATTAATTAAGAAGAACTTTCGTTTCCTGAGCACCGGCTCACCCATTATCATTGAGCTATATGGACCACCAGGGACTGGAAAGAGTTATTTCTGTGAACTGTTGGCGGAAAGCATGTTTTATAATGGCTTAAAATCTGAATTTGTAAATGTGTTAGATGGGGAAGATCTATATTTACAGGATGAGAAATTAAGTTTATACACA GATGAACTGAGAGATTACTTGCGTGGCAATTTAACTAAATGCAAGAAgagtttattcatttttaagCACACTGAAAAAATTCCTGAGGAGTTATTCCATCCAATACAAGATATCATGCTATCAAAAAT GGGAGGAATCTTCTTGTTCACCACCACAGAAAGCAGTCCCATTGTTTCACAAATATACGCACATCTACTAAAACAAGGCACAGAGAAGGGGCAAATGAACTTCAAACACTATGAACCGGCTCTGAGGAAACCCTTGTTCAACATTGGGG AACGCCTCTTGTTCTTGCCGATGACAGTAAATGAACTGAAGATGTGTGCTGTTGATGAGCTGGCACAAATGGGACATATATTTCTTACTGACTGCGTAACAGA AAGCATATACAAAAGAATTCCAGTGGACAAATTTGGCTACACAAACATTACTTGTAAGGAAATAATACAAGTTGCAAGATATGTGGCAATCTATGGAAATTGCGATATTTAG